One genomic window of Bacteroidota bacterium includes the following:
- a CDS encoding MMPL family transporter produces the protein GAVLTLPGIAGIVLTIGISVDANVLIFERIREELAKGKGQKESIKDGFSNALSSILDANITTGLTALILFIFGSGPIKGFATTLLIGIGTSLFTAIFITRLLVDWNVNKGGLVAVQLWP, from the coding sequence AGGAGCGGTATTGACCCTTCCTGGAATTGCAGGTATTGTATTAACCATTGGTATTTCGGTAGATGCTAATGTACTTATCTTTGAACGTATACGCGAAGAGCTAGCTAAAGGTAAAGGGCAAAAAGAATCTATTAAAGATGGTTTTTCTAATGCCTTATCTTCAATCTTAGATGCCAATATTACTACAGGTTTAACAGCATTAATCTTATTCATCTTTGGTTCTGGGCCTATTAAAGGATTTGCTACTACCTTATTGATCGGTATTGGTACATCATTATTTACAGCAATTTTTATTACGAGATTATTAGTTGATTGGAATGTAAACAAAGGAGGTCTGGTTGCCGTTCAACTATGGCCTTGA
- a CDS encoding carboxypeptidase-like regulatory domain-containing protein codes for MLLVLSGSVYAQNTGSISGVVRDAETDVPIPGAHVFLANTTIGDITDANGYFSIQDVQAGSYQIIARIIGFQPARKTIRISTDTLKDTPFKLTKQIYEVGAITVTDNRPSKPSRKRRRDLTRFKRMFLGTTPTRQGCEIENPHVIEFTRLSGFFEASSNQPIVITNKYLGYRISYLLDLFSTGQNLFRFKGEPFFVELPPRDDKEAERWKKRRTETYNGSFQHFLRSAAQGTLVKEGFDVYLTDSLYWKRPHKKLIDFFEGIEADVKPADYIKPHTLPHERELYFSGFLHVIYNEETMHRDFYDADLISYSASREPVRAVIRTTDGNAIFNEIGFLNNAFDIARYGYWNWESGICNWLPFNYGLEPAG; via the coding sequence ATGTTGTTGGTATTATCAGGAAGCGTATATGCGCAAAATACAGGCTCGATAAGCGGTGTTGTTCGTGATGCCGAAACAGACGTACCAATTCCTGGTGCCCACGTTTTTCTGGCCAATACAACCATTGGGGATATTACGGATGCTAACGGTTATTTTAGCATTCAGGATGTCCAGGCAGGTTCGTATCAGATCATCGCGCGTATCATTGGATTTCAACCAGCCCGAAAAACTATACGCATTTCCACAGATACCCTTAAAGACACCCCATTTAAGCTGACAAAACAAATCTATGAAGTCGGAGCAATCACTGTAACGGACAACAGGCCCTCAAAACCGTCCAGAAAGAGGAGACGTGACCTTACGAGGTTCAAGCGCATGTTTCTTGGTACTACACCAACGAGACAAGGCTGCGAGATCGAAAATCCTCACGTGATCGAATTTACCAGGCTCTCGGGGTTCTTCGAAGCATCATCCAACCAACCCATCGTTATAACCAATAAATACCTTGGTTATAGAATTTCTTATCTCCTTGATTTATTTAGTACAGGACAAAATTTATTCAGATTTAAGGGAGAGCCCTTCTTTGTAGAACTGCCTCCTAGAGATGATAAAGAAGCCGAACGTTGGAAAAAGCGAAGAACCGAAACCTACAATGGTTCATTTCAACATTTTCTACGCAGTGCAGCCCAGGGTACATTGGTTAAAGAAGGCTTTGATGTATACCTGACGGATTCGCTTTACTGGAAACGTCCTCACAAAAAGCTCATTGACTTTTTTGAAGGAATAGAGGCGGATGTGAAACCTGCCGACTATATAAAACCCCATACCCTTCCCCATGAACGAGAATTATATTTCTCTGGATTCTTGCATGTTATTTACAACGAAGAAACGATGCATCGGGATTTTTATGACGCTGACTTGATCAGCTACAGCGCCTCCAGAGAACCTGTTCGTGCTGTGATTCGCACGACAGATGGCAACGCAATCTTTAATGAAATAGGGTTTCTAAACAATGCATTCGACATAGCCCGGTACGGCTACTGGAACTGGGAAAGCGGCATTTGTAACTGGTTGCCCTTCAACTACGGCCTTGAGCCGGCTGGTTAA
- a CDS encoding acetamidase/formamidase family protein produces the protein MYNVNTFLSVSLFSLVVFAFVLRSCSTESNAGAEERLIPTPDFTLTADQTHNKFSATIPPVLTVPSGTIIEAFTEEASDQQFELGSTVDAVATLDFEPIHPLTGPVYVEEAQPGDVLAVTLHKVEMGEWGWTAIAPGFGFLADEFPDAALKTFALGKDAESIDFGNGITIPLSPFPGVMGVAPATDSLLSTIPPRENGGNMDDPNIVEGTTVYFPVLVEGALFSIGDAHAVQGLGEVSGTAIEAPMRFVYELNLIKGGHTIQEPQYETDSYYAVTGFATTIDEAAKKATRYMIDYLESVHGLSRQEAYMLCSLAGDLKIAEVVDVPHVLVTMHMSKDVLGIE, from the coding sequence ATGTATAACGTCAACACCTTCCTCAGCGTAAGTCTCTTTAGCCTCGTTGTTTTTGCCTTTGTGCTGCGCTCTTGCTCTACCGAAAGTAACGCCGGCGCCGAAGAACGCCTCATTCCTACACCAGACTTCACGCTTACCGCTGACCAAACCCACAACAAGTTCAGCGCTACCATTCCCCCGGTCTTGACGGTACCGTCTGGCACCATCATCGAAGCCTTTACAGAAGAAGCTTCAGACCAGCAATTTGAACTGGGCTCCACTGTAGATGCTGTGGCCACCCTTGACTTCGAACCGATTCATCCCCTCACGGGCCCAGTTTACGTTGAAGAAGCCCAACCAGGTGATGTGCTTGCCGTAACCTTGCATAAAGTTGAAATGGGAGAATGGGGATGGACCGCCATTGCACCCGGTTTTGGTTTTCTTGCTGATGAATTCCCGGATGCCGCACTCAAAACCTTTGCCCTCGGCAAAGATGCTGAATCGATCGACTTTGGAAACGGCATTACCATTCCCCTAAGTCCGTTTCCCGGCGTAATGGGTGTTGCACCAGCAACAGATTCTCTATTGTCCACCATCCCCCCAAGAGAAAACGGGGGTAACATGGATGACCCCAACATTGTAGAAGGCACAACTGTCTATTTCCCGGTGCTGGTGGAAGGCGCGCTTTTTTCGATTGGCGACGCCCATGCGGTCCAGGGCCTCGGAGAAGTAAGCGGTACAGCAATTGAAGCGCCCATGCGCTTTGTGTATGAGTTGAATCTGATCAAAGGCGGTCACACCATCCAGGAGCCGCAGTACGAAACGGATTCGTATTACGCCGTAACTGGCTTTGCCACAACCATCGATGAAGCCGCAAAAAAAGCAACCCGCTATATGATTGATTACCTGGAATCGGTCCACGGGCTGAGCCGGCAGGAAGCTTACATGCTCTGCTCACTCGCTGGTGACCTCAAAATTGCTGAAGTGGTTGACGTGCCGCACGTACTGGTTACCATGCACATGTCCAAAGACGTGCTTGGCATCGAGTAG
- a CDS encoding sterol desaturase family protein, with protein sequence MQTYANALLVAIPAFMVLIIIEAVYGVVKGKQTLHSFDTISSLSSGITNVIKDSLGVVIIIVSYPFLHQHLALLSLDSSVLVYLVGFVAMDFAGYWSHRLNHSVNIFWNNHVIHHSSEEFNLACALRQSISNIIGIYALFLVPAAVLGVPANVINLLAPIHLFLQFWYHTRHVPKLGVLEYVIITPSQHRVHHAINPEYLDKNLGQIFPWWDRMFGTFQEELDDVPPVYGITRPAQTWNPIRINFQHVWLLIKDAWRTRNWLDKVRIWFMPTGWRPPDVADLYPVHYIGDVNNFEKYNAPASRALVIWSWFQFVMTALLLLYMLYGFTAIGFPDLFVYGGFVFAGIYGFTSLMDQLRSGPWIEILRGVAGIAFIAATSTWFEIGALLPFGDQLVAAYFGLTALGGLYFTSAHRRMPSVVPIEG encoded by the coding sequence ATGCAAACTTATGCTAATGCACTGCTGGTTGCCATTCCAGCCTTTATGGTACTCATCATAATTGAGGCCGTATACGGCGTCGTAAAAGGCAAGCAGACCCTGCACAGCTTTGACACCATTTCGAGTTTGAGCTCCGGGATTACCAACGTGATCAAAGATTCGCTCGGCGTGGTGATCATCATTGTATCCTATCCCTTTCTCCACCAACACCTCGCCTTACTCTCCCTTGATTCGTCTGTGTTGGTGTACCTGGTTGGATTTGTTGCGATGGATTTTGCCGGCTACTGGTCTCACCGCCTGAATCACAGTGTCAATATTTTTTGGAATAACCACGTCATCCACCACAGCAGTGAGGAGTTTAATCTTGCCTGTGCACTACGACAGTCAATTTCCAATATTATTGGGATCTATGCACTCTTTCTGGTGCCGGCTGCGGTGCTGGGGGTGCCGGCAAATGTGATTAATCTGCTTGCACCCATCCACCTGTTTCTACAATTCTGGTATCACACCCGGCACGTACCCAAACTTGGCGTGCTGGAATACGTCATTATTACGCCATCCCAGCACCGTGTACATCATGCAATAAATCCGGAGTATTTGGATAAGAACCTTGGCCAGATCTTCCCCTGGTGGGATCGCATGTTTGGTACGTTCCAGGAAGAGCTCGATGATGTACCTCCTGTTTACGGCATCACGCGGCCGGCGCAAACATGGAATCCTATTCGCATCAATTTCCAGCATGTCTGGTTGCTCATCAAAGATGCCTGGCGTACGCGCAACTGGCTGGACAAAGTGCGAATCTGGTTTATGCCAACAGGGTGGCGCCCACCCGACGTAGCAGATCTGTACCCGGTACACTACATCGGAGATGTAAACAACTTCGAAAAGTACAATGCGCCGGCATCACGGGCGCTTGTAATTTGGTCGTGGTTTCAGTTTGTAATGACTGCGCTGCTGTTGCTGTACATGCTGTACGGGTTTACCGCAATTGGATTCCCCGACTTGTTTGTATACGGCGGGTTTGTTTTTGCCGGGATTTATGGATTTACATCGCTGATGGACCAACTGCGCAGTGGGCCGTGGATTGAAATACTCCGCGGCGTGGCAGGTATAGCCTTTATTGCAGCTACATCTACCTGGTTTGAAATTGGCGCACTGCTCCCTTTCGGCGACCAACTTGTTGCGGCTTATTTTGGATTGACCGCGCTGGGTGGTCTGTATTTCACCAGCGCACACCGGCGAATGCCATCGGTGGTCCCCATTGAGGGGTAA
- a CDS encoding GNAT family N-acetyltransferase, translating into MSATKIRAGLSEEWPAIAQLHSQSWEIAYRDILSNAFLDNHVLANRMQYWETRFKAGIPDHTFIRVAEQGDRLVGLVCAVAGADPVWGTLIDNLHVLPGSQQRGLGRQLIQQAAQWVLGRPDVSVPTEAPMYLWVYRENVRARTFYEKVHGEAVEEKTEPQPDGSMAPIVRYAWFTETAKILAGQ; encoded by the coding sequence ATGTCCGCGACAAAGATTAGAGCAGGCTTGTCTGAAGAATGGCCGGCTATAGCACAACTGCATAGCCAAAGCTGGGAGATTGCCTACCGGGATATTCTTTCTAATGCGTTTCTGGATAATCACGTGCTGGCCAACCGGATGCAGTATTGGGAAACGCGGTTTAAGGCAGGTATCCCTGATCATACATTTATCCGGGTTGCAGAACAAGGGGATCGCTTGGTTGGCCTCGTGTGTGCCGTTGCCGGCGCTGATCCGGTGTGGGGAACGTTGATTGATAACCTGCATGTGTTGCCTGGATCACAACAACGGGGTCTCGGTCGACAGCTGATACAGCAAGCTGCGCAGTGGGTTTTGGGCCGGCCCGATGTAAGCGTGCCTACAGAAGCCCCGATGTATCTTTGGGTATACCGAGAAAATGTGAGGGCACGTACGTTTTATGAGAAGGTACACGGCGAAGCGGTCGAAGAAAAAACAGAACCCCAGCCAGATGGGAGCATGGCCCCTATCGTGCGTTATGCCTGGTTCACCGAAACGGCAAAAATTCTTGCCGGCCAATAG
- a CDS encoding cupin domain-containing protein, producing the protein MNYHKTLAEALARVPDAAGNRFAPVLSHGSMEVEIYAPLGTDPQQPHTRDELYFVVTGSGMFVNGDKRHAFGPGDVLFVPAGVIHRFEAFTDDLVVWVVFYGPEGGELSNTVR; encoded by the coding sequence ATGAACTATCACAAAACGTTGGCGGAAGCATTAGCCCGTGTACCCGATGCAGCAGGTAACCGGTTTGCGCCGGTCCTGTCTCACGGCTCCATGGAAGTTGAGATCTATGCTCCGCTTGGCACCGATCCACAGCAGCCCCATACCCGGGATGAGTTGTATTTTGTGGTCACGGGAAGCGGTATGTTTGTTAATGGCGACAAGCGCCATGCTTTTGGCCCCGGTGATGTGCTATTTGTCCCCGCGGGTGTGATACATCGTTTTGAAGCGTTTACAGACGACCTTGTTGTATGGGTTGTGTTTTATGGTCCGGAAGGTGGTGAGTTGTCGAACACTGTTAGATAA
- a CDS encoding GNAT family N-acetyltransferase — protein MQWEYNSYVLYDEKDRVDITALHALLRQTYWAGSRSREKVEKLVANSTCFSLYNGKELIAFVRVVSDFASTSWVADMVVKSAYRGEGLGQWMMEQVLAHPELSHTQFALQTKDAHSFYEKLGFAQRPTLMSTAVTYL, from the coding sequence ATGCAATGGGAATACAACAGCTATGTTTTATACGATGAAAAAGATCGGGTAGACATCACGGCACTCCATGCTTTGCTGCGGCAAACATATTGGGCCGGCAGCCGGTCGCGTGAGAAGGTCGAAAAACTCGTGGCCAACTCTACCTGCTTTTCACTCTACAATGGGAAAGAGCTGATAGCCTTTGTTCGGGTTGTCAGTGATTTTGCTTCAACCAGTTGGGTGGCCGATATGGTGGTTAAGTCTGCCTATCGCGGAGAAGGGCTCGGGCAATGGATGATGGAGCAGGTGCTTGCACATCCTGAACTGTCGCACACCCAATTTGCACTCCAAACCAAAGACGCCCATTCGTTCTATGAAAAGCTAGGCTTTGCGCAGCGGCCAACACTTATGAGCACAGCCGTTACTTACCTTTAG
- a CDS encoding PhzF family phenazine biosynthesis protein — protein sequence MPLPLMQVDAFTNHPLGGNPCAVVFDADHLTPATMQAIAQEMNLSETAFVMKSSRADFRVRYFTPAEEIPMAGHPTIATTFALVTAGRLRLTEAVTTITLEMPAGLIPVAIHQTDGEIEQIVMTQNKPAFLQIHRAEEVMPAFGLSPDDVLPGASIQTVSTGTPQLMIPLINHDALRRAVLDIPVYGRLREKSDFFSPHLFCLQGATEAGQTFARHFGTPPDTMEDPFTGSATGGMASYLWHHGLLDATSFVAEQGHWMNRPGTATVTCVGTPAQLEGVNVGGQAALVFSGQLML from the coding sequence ATGCCTTTGCCTTTGATGCAGGTTGATGCATTTACGAACCACCCCCTTGGCGGTAACCCTTGTGCTGTGGTATTTGATGCGGATCATCTGACGCCGGCTACCATGCAAGCGATCGCCCAGGAAATGAACCTCTCCGAAACGGCATTTGTGATGAAGTCATCGCGGGCAGATTTTCGTGTCCGATACTTCACACCAGCCGAAGAAATCCCGATGGCTGGTCACCCGACTATCGCTACAACCTTTGCCCTGGTCACTGCTGGCCGGCTGCGCCTCACGGAAGCTGTAACCACAATCACCCTCGAAATGCCGGCCGGGCTCATCCCTGTTGCAATTCATCAGACAGATGGTGAAATCGAGCAGATTGTGATGACGCAAAACAAGCCTGCTTTCTTGCAAATACACCGGGCAGAAGAGGTGATGCCAGCTTTTGGCCTCTCGCCTGACGATGTCCTCCCCGGCGCATCAATACAAACAGTTAGCACAGGAACCCCGCAGCTTATGATTCCGCTGATCAATCATGACGCTTTGCGGCGCGCAGTGCTGGACATACCAGTTTATGGTCGCTTGCGTGAGAAATCTGATTTTTTCAGCCCACATCTTTTTTGCCTCCAGGGGGCTACAGAAGCAGGACAAACGTTTGCCCGGCATTTCGGTACGCCGCCGGATACCATGGAAGATCCGTTTACTGGTTCTGCAACAGGAGGGATGGCCTCCTATCTCTGGCATCACGGCTTGCTCGATGCCACTTCGTTTGTCGCTGAGCAAGGCCACTGGATGAACAGGCCCGGCACAGCAACCGTCACCTGCGTAGGGACGCCGGCGCAATTGGAAGGTGTAAATGTAGGCGGGCAGGCAGCCCTTGTCTTTTCCGGACAGTTAATGCTTTGA
- a CDS encoding MOSC domain-containing protein — MRILSVNVGKSAPLTWDGQTVHSSIVKTAVAGPVQVNKLGLAGDTQTNLKVHGGALKAVYAYGKEHYAFWASELGLTTMPHGMFGENLTVAGLDESVVQVGDTFRIGTAVVLAVQPRQPCDKLAMRFQRQDMIERFLNSLRCGVYFAVLEEGVVTAGDKLEPLDRMAHGISVADIVRMKLIERDDVAGMRRAVDIEALPEKIKTLFKTRLEKMVG, encoded by the coding sequence ATGCGCATACTATCTGTAAATGTTGGCAAATCAGCACCCCTCACTTGGGACGGGCAAACGGTACATTCATCCATTGTAAAAACTGCTGTTGCAGGACCTGTTCAAGTAAACAAGCTTGGTCTCGCTGGAGACACGCAAACGAATCTCAAAGTCCACGGTGGTGCGTTGAAGGCTGTGTATGCTTACGGAAAGGAGCATTATGCATTTTGGGCATCAGAGCTCGGCCTCACAACAATGCCCCATGGCATGTTTGGAGAAAACCTCACGGTTGCCGGCCTGGATGAATCTGTAGTTCAGGTTGGAGATACCTTTCGCATTGGCACAGCTGTGGTTTTGGCGGTGCAGCCACGTCAGCCCTGTGACAAACTGGCTATGCGCTTTCAGCGGCAAGATATGATCGAGCGGTTTCTGAACAGCCTCCGTTGCGGTGTGTATTTCGCTGTGCTCGAAGAGGGTGTTGTAACAGCCGGCGACAAGCTGGAGCCTCTGGATCGAATGGCGCATGGCATTTCGGTAGCCGACATCGTCAGGATGAAGTTGATCGAAAGAGATGATGTAGCCGGCATGCGCCGCGCAGTAGACATTGAAGCGCTGCCGGAAAAAATAAAGACGCTTTTCAAAACGCGATTGGAAAAAATGGTTGGCTGA
- a CDS encoding DinB family protein, protein MDWFERKFSFDLPLWMKDNVVERLRGTPARVEERMQGLSAHQLVQQRNGKWSIQEEVGHLLDLEPLWLGRVDDILGGAEEMRVADLENQKTHRANHNTRPLIFLLSALRTQRLALIERVETLPQEAFGLTSRHPRLKQPMRMIDLLFFTAEHDDHHLAVISRLIGQAAMQDT, encoded by the coding sequence ATGGATTGGTTTGAAAGAAAATTCTCGTTTGACCTGCCTTTGTGGATGAAGGACAATGTTGTGGAGCGGCTGCGTGGTACGCCGGCGCGGGTAGAAGAACGCATGCAAGGGTTAAGTGCCCATCAACTCGTACAGCAACGCAATGGGAAATGGTCGATCCAGGAAGAGGTGGGCCACTTGCTAGACCTTGAGCCCCTCTGGCTCGGCCGTGTGGACGACATCCTGGGCGGCGCGGAAGAAATGCGCGTTGCTGATCTTGAAAATCAAAAAACACACCGCGCAAACCATAACACCCGCCCACTAATTTTTCTGCTATCAGCTCTTCGAACGCAGCGGCTGGCACTCATCGAGCGCGTTGAAACGCTACCTCAAGAGGCATTTGGGTTGACAAGCCGACATCCTCGCTTGAAACAACCAATGCGGATGATTGACCTCCTGTTTTTCACCGCTGAACATGATGACCACCACCTGGCCGTCATTTCACGGCTGATCGGTCAGGCCGCCATGCAGGACACCTAG
- a CDS encoding PLP-dependent aminotransferase family protein, with the protein MKNTLAKPSFLYEQIVADITQRIDLGSLRPGDRLPSVRSFSQKHGVSISTVMQAYRNLEDRLLIEARPQSGFYVRPQIGERPHEPEISSPPKAAQDVSVTSLIIEVCTTVLDPDIVPLGAAIPSPELLPTRQLNRLLATVARNEGERTIQYLLPQGDLALRQEIARRSLDWGFNISAEDIIITCGCMEALSLSLRAVASEGDAIAVESPTYFGVLQLIESLRMKAFEIPTHPRDGISLEALETAFQKQQVSACLFMPNFHNPIGCVMPDKKKQALADLAATYQIPVIEDDLYGDIFHEPPRPKALKAFDKDERVMYCSSFSKTLAPGFRVGWAVPGRHMQTVMQAKMASTIATAAPLQMAINEFLKKGGYDHHVRRLRRAYAHNLARMTAAVRTHFPTGTRATRPRGGFVLWIELPEGVDAMQLYQRALKQKIGVAPGPLFSATHAYANCIRLNGGYPWSPRIEAALKTLGELAAALLP; encoded by the coding sequence ATGAAAAACACACTTGCGAAACCTTCGTTTTTGTATGAGCAGATTGTAGCCGACATCACTCAACGTATCGACCTCGGCAGCCTCAGGCCAGGGGACAGGCTGCCGTCTGTGCGTAGCTTCAGTCAGAAGCATGGCGTAAGCATCTCAACGGTAATGCAGGCATACAGAAATCTCGAAGACCGGCTACTAATCGAGGCGCGACCACAATCCGGGTTTTACGTACGCCCCCAGATTGGCGAGCGACCGCACGAACCCGAAATTTCGTCGCCACCCAAAGCGGCCCAAGACGTATCTGTTACATCGCTTATTATCGAAGTATGCACCACAGTTCTCGACCCCGACATTGTACCACTTGGTGCTGCCATTCCCAGCCCCGAACTGCTGCCAACCAGACAACTCAACCGATTGCTTGCAACCGTTGCAAGAAACGAAGGCGAACGGACGATCCAGTACCTGCTTCCCCAGGGCGACCTTGCACTACGACAGGAAATAGCAAGACGCAGCCTCGACTGGGGCTTCAACATTTCTGCTGAAGACATCATCATAACCTGTGGTTGCATGGAGGCTTTGTCTCTTTCTCTTCGGGCTGTGGCTTCAGAAGGAGACGCAATCGCCGTAGAGTCGCCAACATACTTTGGCGTGCTGCAGCTCATCGAGAGCCTCCGCATGAAAGCGTTTGAGATCCCGACGCATCCACGAGATGGCATTAGCTTGGAAGCATTGGAAACGGCTTTTCAAAAACAGCAGGTTTCAGCCTGTCTTTTTATGCCCAACTTCCACAACCCGATTGGCTGTGTGATGCCGGACAAAAAGAAACAGGCCCTTGCTGACCTGGCAGCTACCTACCAGATTCCTGTTATTGAAGATGATCTGTATGGTGACATATTCCACGAGCCACCACGGCCCAAGGCGCTCAAGGCATTCGACAAAGATGAGCGTGTGATGTATTGCAGCTCTTTTTCCAAAACACTGGCACCCGGCTTCCGGGTAGGTTGGGCGGTGCCCGGCAGGCATATGCAAACTGTTATGCAAGCAAAAATGGCGAGTACAATCGCAACGGCCGCGCCGTTACAAATGGCAATCAACGAGTTTTTGAAAAAAGGCGGATACGACCACCACGTCCGCCGACTTCGCAGGGCATATGCACACAATCTTGCCCGGATGACAGCAGCTGTTCGCACCCACTTCCCGACCGGCACACGTGCAACACGGCCTCGCGGCGGCTTTGTGTTATGGATTGAACTCCCTGAAGGCGTAGATGCGATGCAACTCTACCAACGCGCACTCAAACAGAAAATTGGCGTGGCACCGGGGCCGCTGTTCTCTGCTACCCATGCCTATGCTAATTGTATTAGATTAAATGGCGGCTACCCCTGGTCGCCACGCATCGAAGCAGCGCTAAAAACACTGGGAGAGCTTGCCGCAGCATTACTGCCGTAA
- a CDS encoding M48 family metalloprotease codes for MKAVISLRNLTLFLVVAILGSGCVVDRSLVTGKKRAYGYSWQQEVQIGQEADQSIIAQYGLYDDPELEQYITRLGEELLAVSHLRRPDTPAEMKNTPFTFRLLDSPVVNAFALPGGYVYITRGLLAHLDNEAQLAVVLGHEIGHIVGRHSSIRAATQQFGQLGVIGAAIGAQGIFGGNAAQEVLNTGSTLAGLMFLSYGRDDERESDRLGVEYGALEGYDSAEGAEFFRSLKRLSDKAGQSIPSFMSTHPDPGEREGTIKRMAAEWKTQRQMNKIEAEAYLAQVDDIVIGDDPRQGYVENGMFYHPELRFQFPVPNGYTVINQPTQVALVDQEQKAIMVFTIASDVQTAKDAGTKFAAQEGITVISQKASSINGLSAYDVSATAADQQGGEFELAARYIEYSNNVYSFLAYTAATSFDTYSRGFYNTLDGFRTLTDQSKINVQPSRIDVITTSRAGTISSFLPNPLPRGFTATDIAIINQVEENETLPRGTKIKIPR; via the coding sequence ATGAAGGCAGTCATTAGCTTGCGGAATCTGACCCTTTTTCTTGTCGTAGCCATTTTGGGCAGTGGATGTGTTGTGGATCGAAGCCTCGTTACAGGCAAGAAGCGCGCATATGGATATAGCTGGCAGCAGGAAGTACAGATAGGGCAGGAAGCAGATCAATCTATTATTGCCCAGTACGGGCTCTACGATGACCCTGAGTTGGAGCAGTACATCACCCGGCTTGGCGAAGAGCTACTGGCGGTAAGCCACCTGCGTCGCCCCGATACGCCGGCTGAGATGAAGAATACACCGTTTACTTTTCGGCTGCTTGATAGCCCGGTTGTAAATGCGTTCGCGTTGCCTGGCGGATACGTGTACATCACCCGCGGCCTGCTTGCGCATTTGGATAATGAGGCACAGCTGGCTGTTGTCCTTGGTCATGAGATCGGCCATATCGTAGGGCGTCATTCGTCGATACGTGCTGCCACGCAGCAGTTCGGGCAACTGGGTGTTATCGGCGCCGCCATTGGTGCCCAGGGTATCTTCGGCGGAAACGCAGCACAAGAAGTGTTGAACACTGGCAGTACGCTAGCCGGCTTGATGTTTCTGAGCTACGGGCGCGATGATGAACGCGAGTCTGACCGGCTTGGTGTTGAGTATGGCGCGCTTGAAGGATACGATTCTGCAGAAGGCGCAGAGTTTTTCCGCTCGCTCAAACGCTTGAGTGACAAAGCCGGCCAAAGCATTCCAAGCTTTATGTCTACCCACCCCGATCCCGGTGAGCGCGAAGGTACAATCAAGCGTATGGCGGCTGAATGGAAGACGCAACGGCAGATGAATAAAATTGAAGCTGAAGCCTATCTCGCCCAGGTAGATGATATCGTAATTGGGGATGACCCGCGGCAGGGCTATGTTGAGAATGGCATGTTTTACCATCCTGAATTACGCTTTCAGTTTCCGGTACCGAATGGCTACACCGTAATCAATCAGCCCACCCAGGTGGCACTGGTTGACCAGGAGCAGAAAGCGATTATGGTATTCACAATTGCTTCTGATGTGCAGACAGCCAAGGACGCCGGCACCAAATTCGCCGCCCAGGAAGGGATAACGGTCATCAGCCAGAAAGCATCCAGCATCAACGGCCTCTCTGCGTATGACGTATCTGCTACCGCTGCAGACCAGCAGGGCGGTGAATTCGAGCTGGCTGCGCGCTACATCGAATACAGCAACAATGTGTATTCATTTCTTGCCTATACCGCAGCAACTTCTTTTGATACTTACAGCCGTGGATTTTACAACACGCTGGATGGATTCAGAACGCTGACAGACCAGAGCAAAATCAATGTGCAGCCTTCGCGGATCGATGTGATTACAACCTCTCGGGCCGGCACGATCAGCTCGTTTCTGCCCAATCCGTTGCCGCGTGGATTCACCGCTACTGATATTGCAATTATCAACCAGGTGGAAGAAAACGAAACGCTACCACGTGGAACGAAAATTAAAATTCCTCGCTAA